In the Pedobacter cryoconitis genome, ATTCTTCAAAGTTGGAGAAGATGCGGTTTAAGGATAATCCGCTGGTAAAGCCCATTGTTGCTTTTGTAAAAGAAAACAAATTATTATACTCTTTCACAACACTGCTACTCGTATTGGGGTTATTGGCAAACTGGGCCATGCCATTGGTTTTTCGCAAGATTATTGATGAAGGGATTATCAATAAATCTCTGCAGATGGTATGGATTCTTTTGCTGGCCCAATTTGGTTTGTTCCTGGGTAACTTTTTCTCTGATTCAATAAGTCATCTGATTTTAACGAAGATTAATTTTAAGCTAAGTCTTCTGCTTAAAAATAAGTTGTTAAATAAGCTCATGAGACTTCCTATTAGTTATTTTGATACGCGATTGAATACGGACACGCTCCAAAGGTTATCTGATCAGGGCAAGATTCAGGCATTTATAACCTGGAAAGGATTGGAACTAATTTTAAACTTCCTGAATATAATTGTCTTTAGTACAATGTTGTTTTTTATGAATAAAATCATATTTGTCATATACATTGTACTTAGTATTTTATCATTTGTCTGGGTCAGTTTCTTTCTGAAACTAAGGGCGATCCTGGAATATTCTATGTTTTTGAGGCAATCTGAAAATAACAACAGTTCTTACGAATTTATTATGCATATGCCCGAAATAAAAATCAACGGTGCCCAGCAAAATATGATAGATAAATTGTTGACTATTCAGGAAAAACTAAATAAAATAGAACTCAGGTCGCTCTTTCTGAATCTGTATCAGGTTGTTGGTGTAAGTTTTATTTCTAAGCTGAAAGAGTTTGTTACTATTGCGTTCTGTGCTTTTTTGATCATTAATGGCAAAATGACTTTAGGCTCTTTATTGAGCATCACTTACATACTGGGGGAACTTTCCAGACCTATTCAAAACTTTATTAACTATGTCAGGGACGCGCAAGATGCTGATATTGCACAAAAAAGAGTAAATGATATCTATACCGAAAAAGATGAAAACGAGTCCCATCATTTGGCTTTAAAAGATAAAATAAAAAGCCTGAGACTGGACAACGTATCCTTTAAATACCCTGGTAGCTTTAACCCATTTGTTATCAATCAGCTTTCATTTGATATTCCTGTAAATCAGATAACTGCAATCGTAGGCCAGAGTGGCAGCGGTAAAACGACTTTATTGAAACTGTTATTGTCTTATTATGTCCCAACTGGTGGATCTGTTTTATTAAATGGAACAGATTTGTCTTCGTTTAATGCTGAACAGTGGAGGGAAC is a window encoding:
- a CDS encoding peptidase domain-containing ABC transporter, which gives rise to MFSKRNKFKFFHQLESIDCGPACLAMVASYHKKHFTLKELKKLCSITRMGVSVQDIITGAQKIGFEAEALKITIEDLEKIPLPSILYWKQDHFILLHEIRNKKSGKNYFLADPGYGEIKLDQETIIKEWLGTSDKGVAIVLQVAETNELNSSKLEKMRFKDNPLVKPIVAFVKENKLLYSFTTLLLVLGLLANWAMPLVFRKIIDEGIINKSLQMVWILLLAQFGLFLGNFFSDSISHLILTKINFKLSLLLKNKLLNKLMRLPISYFDTRLNTDTLQRLSDQGKIQAFITWKGLELILNFLNIIVFSTMLFFMNKIIFVIYIVLSILSFVWVSFFLKLRAILEYSMFLRQSENNNSSYEFIMHMPEIKINGAQQNMIDKLLTIQEKLNKIELRSLFLNLYQVVGVSFISKLKEFVTIAFCAFLIINGKMTLGSLLSITYILGELSRPIQNFINYVRDAQDADIAQKRVNDIYTEKDENESHHLALKDKIKSLRLDNVSFKYPGSFNPFVINQLSFDIPVNQITAIVGQSGSGKTTLLKLLLSYYVPTGGSVLLNGTDLSSFNAEQWRERCGVVMQDGHIFSGTIAENIAFADPEIMPEKVKEAARIACVDSFIELLPLGYNTKIGNVGIQLSGGQKQRILIARAVYKNPGFILLDEATSSLDANNEKNIMDNLNEFFIGRTVVVIAHRLSTVKNANQIIVMNQGQIVEIGAHDELVSGKKHYYELIKNQLELGN